A region of Paenibacillus sp. 37 DNA encodes the following proteins:
- a CDS encoding redoxin family protein, with translation MGKSRRTVQIVILLLILVLGGYAITTSVSGSNGKPKEGDKSPSFELLGLDGQVHTSDEYKGKAMVINFWGTWCEPCVKEMPALQAQADKWKDQGVQFVGINVGEDQMTVDNFVRQVGVTFPIMLDREKNSVRDFGISPMPTTFFVSDTGKISTIHIGQLDLDTLDAQISQLAKQP, from the coding sequence ATGGGCAAATCAAGAAGAACGGTGCAAATCGTCATTTTGTTATTGATCCTGGTGTTGGGCGGATATGCGATTACCACATCGGTATCCGGCTCGAATGGCAAGCCAAAGGAAGGGGATAAGTCTCCTTCTTTTGAACTGCTGGGCCTGGATGGTCAAGTTCATACGTCTGATGAGTACAAAGGAAAAGCAATGGTGATCAATTTCTGGGGCACTTGGTGTGAACCTTGTGTTAAAGAAATGCCTGCACTTCAGGCGCAAGCTGACAAATGGAAGGACCAGGGAGTACAATTTGTCGGAATTAATGTTGGAGAAGACCAGATGACCGTGGATAATTTTGTACGGCAGGTTGGGGTTACGTTTCCAATCATGTTAGACCGTGAGAAAAACTCGGTTCGTGATTTTGGGATCTCTCCGATGCCAACGACATTCTTTGTGTCCGACACGGGCAAAATCTCTACCATTCATATCGGGCAACTTGATTTGGACACACTTGACGCTCAAATTTCGCAACTGGCGAAGCAGCCCTGA
- a CDS encoding pseudouridine synthase, which yields MERLQKIIAQAGIASRRKSEELILSGKVEVNGEVVTELGTKANPEEDMITVNGKPIRSEKKVYLMLNKPKGVITSASDPEGRKIVSDYLKGVKERVYPVGRLDYDTEGLLILTNDGEFAHLLTHPKHHVPKTYHATVKGVPHGTALEKLKTGIMLDDGMTAPAEVEYKDVDTAANESVISITIYEGRNRQVRRMFEAINHPVTRLKRISFGGILLQNLKRGLTRHLTKEEVNNLITLAQSEPAKKMKKR from the coding sequence ATGGAAAGATTACAAAAAATTATCGCACAGGCAGGCATTGCATCCCGCCGCAAAAGCGAGGAACTAATCCTGTCCGGCAAAGTAGAAGTTAACGGGGAGGTCGTAACCGAACTGGGTACAAAAGCGAACCCCGAAGAGGATATGATTACGGTTAATGGAAAACCGATCCGCAGTGAGAAAAAAGTGTATTTGATGTTGAACAAGCCAAAAGGCGTAATCACAAGTGCATCTGACCCGGAAGGTCGGAAAATTGTATCCGACTACCTGAAAGGTGTCAAGGAACGCGTATATCCTGTAGGTCGTCTGGATTATGACACAGAGGGCTTATTGATCCTTACCAATGATGGTGAGTTTGCACATTTGCTGACGCATCCGAAGCATCACGTACCCAAAACGTATCACGCAACGGTCAAAGGTGTGCCACATGGTACAGCTCTGGAGAAATTAAAGACAGGCATTATGCTGGATGACGGCATGACGGCTCCTGCAGAGGTAGAGTACAAAGATGTGGATACAGCGGCTAATGAGTCGGTCATTTCCATTACGATCTATGAAGGACGTAACCGTCAGGTTAGACGTATGTTCGAGGCAATCAACCATCCGGTAACCCGTCTGAAACGGATTTCGTTTGGTGGTATTTTGCTACAAAACCTGAAACGTGGTCTGACACGTCATCTGACCAAAGAGGAAGTCAACAACCTGATTACCCTCGCACAATCAGAACCAGCCAAAAAAATGAAAAAAAGGTAA
- a CDS encoding serine protease: MQKSWKRMLRVGMTGVLAIAMLAGSTGLAAAQAVQTIHFTGYFDKQLRAQMAVTADSFPVVNVRLVKQDEPDMVYYDVGTSILISKDEVLTNYHVVQSFAELSDGDEGTLTVASPGSLGKPVKAKIMKTDPVTDMALLKLDKEIDAQPVTFANARDNQVVYTIGFPKNPAGDLVILDEDFPSTFNTIAKSRVFSSQASDVPGKKGIGSIVKSMAQGNSGGPVLDQNNRVIGMMTFVYGGRTYYITSKTLETFIKESTKPPKKQVAVAGKVSN; encoded by the coding sequence ATGCAGAAGAGTTGGAAACGAATGCTCCGTGTCGGAATGACAGGCGTGCTTGCTATTGCAATGCTCGCAGGGTCAACGGGGCTGGCGGCAGCTCAAGCCGTTCAGACGATACATTTTACAGGTTACTTCGATAAACAGCTGCGTGCACAAATGGCAGTTACGGCAGATTCTTTTCCAGTCGTGAATGTACGTTTGGTCAAGCAGGATGAACCCGATATGGTATATTATGATGTTGGTACCTCGATACTGATCTCGAAGGATGAAGTGCTCACGAATTACCATGTCGTTCAGAGTTTTGCTGAACTGTCTGATGGTGATGAAGGCACACTGACTGTTGCGAGCCCAGGTTCCTTAGGAAAGCCTGTAAAGGCAAAGATTATGAAGACAGATCCGGTGACAGACATGGCGCTGCTGAAGCTGGACAAGGAAATAGACGCCCAACCGGTCACATTTGCAAACGCGAGGGATAACCAGGTTGTCTATACGATTGGATTCCCCAAAAATCCTGCTGGTGATCTGGTCATCCTGGATGAAGATTTTCCTTCAACCTTCAATACGATAGCCAAAAGCAGAGTGTTTAGTTCTCAAGCTTCGGATGTTCCAGGTAAAAAGGGAATCGGCAGTATTGTGAAATCCATGGCCCAAGGTAATTCAGGTGGCCCTGTTCTGGATCAGAACAACCGGGTCATTGGGATGATGACATTTGTGTACGGTGGACGTACCTATTATATTACTTCCAAGACATTGGAGACTTTCATTAAAGAGAGTACTAAACCTCCCAAAAAACAAGTTGCAGTTGCCGGAAAAGTTTCCAATTAA
- a CDS encoding spore maturation protein produces MLTFINWISVWAIPVIIAFVPLYAFTKKVPVYESFVDGAKDGFSTAISIIPHLVGMMVAISVFRASGALDFVISLFAPLVSWMGVPGEVLPLGILRPLTGTGSLAFTTDLIKTHGPDSMIGRMASTIQGSTDTTLYVLTVYFGAVGIRNGRYALKVGLFSDVVGFIAALAICLLVFG; encoded by the coding sequence TTGTTAACCTTCATCAACTGGATCTCCGTCTGGGCCATCCCGGTTATTATCGCGTTTGTTCCATTATATGCGTTTACCAAAAAGGTCCCGGTTTACGAATCCTTTGTTGATGGGGCCAAGGATGGTTTCTCCACTGCAATCAGTATTATTCCGCATCTCGTGGGCATGATGGTCGCAATCAGTGTATTTCGTGCCTCGGGTGCATTGGATTTTGTGATTAGTCTGTTCGCTCCGCTGGTGTCCTGGATGGGTGTTCCAGGCGAAGTGTTGCCACTCGGAATATTGCGTCCTTTAACGGGGACAGGCTCTCTGGCGTTTACAACCGATCTGATCAAAACCCATGGTCCCGACTCTATGATCGGACGTATGGCGTCTACGATTCAGGGGAGTACAGACACCACATTATATGTGCTGACTGTCTATTTTGGGGCTGTAGGGATACGGAACGGTCGATATGCACTCAAAGTAGGGTTGTTTTCCGATGTCGTTGGTTTTATTGCTGCCCTCGCCATTTGTTTGCTCGTTTTTGGTTAA
- a CDS encoding nucleoside recognition domain-containing protein, with protein sequence MINLIWLLMILIGFAFAAVNGNIEVVTQAAFDGAATGVTVCFGLISVLVFWMGMMKMAEDAGLLARIAKLLGPVVGFLFPDVPKNHPAMGYILSNMSANLLGLGNAATPMGIKAMQQLQELNPDKQTASPAMCTLLALNTASITIIPTTLIAIRLNYHSANATEIVGTTLMATIIATLAAIIADRWYRNRALHKPPRIQKSGNPGMKG encoded by the coding sequence ATGATTAATCTAATATGGCTGCTCATGATTTTAATCGGATTTGCTTTTGCAGCCGTCAACGGCAATATCGAAGTAGTCACGCAAGCTGCTTTTGATGGGGCTGCAACGGGAGTCACGGTCTGTTTTGGACTGATTAGTGTTCTTGTGTTCTGGATGGGTATGATGAAAATGGCTGAGGATGCTGGCCTCTTGGCCCGGATTGCCAAGCTGCTCGGTCCGGTTGTGGGTTTCCTGTTCCCCGATGTGCCCAAAAATCATCCGGCGATGGGTTATATTCTCTCCAATATGAGTGCGAATCTGCTGGGGCTAGGAAATGCGGCTACTCCAATGGGAATCAAAGCCATGCAACAGCTGCAGGAGCTTAATCCGGACAAACAAACCGCTTCTCCTGCCATGTGCACCTTACTGGCTCTGAATACGGCTAGTATTACCATTATTCCGACAACGCTGATCGCCATCCGCTTAAACTATCATTCTGCCAATGCTACAGAGATTGTGGGAACAACATTGATGGCTACCATTATCGCTACACTTGCTGCTATAATCGCCGATCGCTGGTATCGGAACAGGGCTTTACACAAACCGCCGCGCATACAGAAAAGTGGCAATCCCGGCATGAAAGGATGA
- a CDS encoding D-alanyl-D-alanine carboxypeptidase family protein, protein MRKITKVLACMLIPVFLLSSLGVTQAQATIQGPSTHAQSAALIDVTSGRILYSKDGDKELRIASLTKIMTAIVAIEHSKLDEKVKVTPTAFAKEGSSLYLKLGEEMTLENMLYGLMLRSGNDAASAIAEHVGGSEEGFVLLMNKKAEQIGLTHSHFMNPHGLDAEGHYSTANDLARLTAYALHNPVFKRIVATEDKSAPNPNESWEYSWHNKNKMLRMYEGADGVKTGYTKKAFRCLVSSATRNGQQLAAVTLNDGNDWNDHARMLDFGFEYFPLVEIAKQEQPVQNTDVVTGRGFWYPLAKSEQGSLTKKLILHENRGQSETDGKEQSTDPSFGLAGRIDMQLDGKLVGSIPVYRKGSYIPPEPKTEDATLGGIGDVSSWAAAWRAVLSHLLSP, encoded by the coding sequence ATGCGAAAAATAACGAAAGTTCTTGCATGCATGCTTATCCCTGTCTTCTTGCTGTCTTCATTAGGGGTTACTCAAGCCCAGGCAACAATTCAAGGTCCGTCTACACATGCGCAAAGCGCTGCTCTCATTGATGTCACATCAGGCCGGATCTTATACAGCAAGGATGGGGATAAGGAACTGCGGATTGCCAGCTTGACCAAAATCATGACGGCGATTGTAGCGATCGAACACAGCAAGCTGGATGAGAAAGTGAAAGTGACTCCCACGGCTTTTGCCAAAGAAGGATCGTCTCTCTATCTGAAGTTAGGTGAAGAGATGACGCTTGAAAACATGTTGTACGGGCTAATGCTCCGTTCAGGCAATGACGCTGCCTCTGCGATCGCAGAACATGTCGGTGGATCGGAAGAAGGCTTTGTCCTGTTAATGAACAAAAAAGCGGAGCAAATCGGCCTGACCCATTCCCATTTTATGAACCCTCATGGACTGGATGCAGAAGGTCACTATTCTACAGCTAATGACTTGGCCCGATTAACGGCATATGCGTTGCACAATCCGGTGTTCAAACGCATCGTAGCCACGGAGGACAAATCCGCACCGAACCCCAATGAAAGCTGGGAATACTCTTGGCATAACAAAAATAAAATGCTGCGGATGTATGAAGGTGCAGATGGCGTTAAAACCGGCTACACAAAGAAAGCTTTCAGATGTTTGGTCAGCTCCGCTACACGTAATGGACAGCAGCTCGCCGCAGTAACGCTGAACGACGGAAACGATTGGAACGATCATGCTCGGATGCTAGATTTCGGGTTTGAATACTTCCCGTTGGTAGAGATCGCGAAGCAAGAACAGCCTGTGCAAAATACAGATGTTGTTACGGGCCGGGGATTCTGGTACCCACTGGCTAAAAGTGAACAAGGCTCATTGACCAAGAAATTGATACTACACGAAAATCGAGGACAGTCGGAAACGGATGGCAAGGAACAATCGACAGATCCTTCGTTCGGATTGGCAGGTCGCATTGATATGCAACTTGACGGAAAACTTGTTGGCTCAATTCCGGTGTATCGCAAAGGCAGTTATATTCCTCCTGAACCGAAGACAGAAGATGCAACGCTGGGTGGAATAGGTGATGTCTCTTCCTGGGCAGCTGCATGGCGTGCCGTGTTAAGCCACCTGTTGTCTCCGTAG
- a CDS encoding sigma-70 family RNA polymerase sigma factor, translated as MGKFPEHISTNLQVDKKHYTMDEVENIERCKLDEHFLGDCILVNENLIWHSVHKYIGKPEMIIKNHCVEKDDILQLGRLGFIKAIRAFDTGRGVKFSSFAVTAIVREIRCFLRDSASIIRPTRTATELINRINRLEHDMGYLPPAHEIALLLDEEEDKVNKALQVGKGVKYLDEPVGADDQQTQSVTLMDTIYSGENIEEGILDKLYVDAVIDSVKRKLSEKEVTVLKHRVEGFNQTQTADMEDISQMRVSRIMRKVAKMLDKKDQA; from the coding sequence ATGGGAAAATTTCCAGAACATATTAGTACGAATTTGCAGGTAGATAAGAAGCACTACACAATGGATGAAGTAGAAAATATTGAACGTTGTAAGCTCGATGAGCATTTCCTCGGGGATTGTATTTTGGTCAATGAGAACTTGATTTGGCATTCTGTTCATAAGTATATTGGAAAGCCCGAAATGATTATTAAGAATCATTGTGTAGAGAAGGATGATATTCTTCAACTGGGCCGTCTGGGATTCATCAAAGCGATTAGGGCATTTGATACGGGGCGTGGCGTGAAATTTAGTTCGTTTGCTGTCACTGCGATTGTCAGAGAGATCCGATGTTTTCTAAGAGATAGCGCAAGCATTATTCGTCCAACTCGCACAGCTACGGAATTAATCAACCGAATCAATCGACTTGAGCACGATATGGGCTACCTGCCACCAGCACATGAAATCGCGTTGCTGCTGGATGAGGAGGAAGATAAGGTCAACAAAGCACTCCAGGTGGGTAAAGGTGTGAAGTACCTGGATGAGCCTGTAGGTGCTGATGATCAACAAACTCAATCCGTGACTTTGATGGATACTATCTATAGTGGGGAGAACATTGAAGAAGGTATTCTGGACAAGTTATACGTTGATGCGGTTATTGATTCAGTCAAGCGCAAGCTTAGTGAGAAAGAAGTGACTGTACTCAAGCATCGTGTAGAAGGATTTAATCAAACTCAGACAGCAGATATGGAAGACATTAGCCAGATGAGGGTCTCTAGAATTATGCGAAAAGTAGCTAAAATGCTGGATAAAAAGGATCAGGCATGA
- a CDS encoding lytic transglycosylase domain-containing protein: MLTLERVIGIVIAVVVLASQYGSLSALGNYKPIGEEALDSKRLKEVTQEEQIKPVKPMKQEKQEKQEKQGKQVKDASVAPAQIQMTDMLEQYIELHHEKTVSRAKLLKYVRWVVQYSKDTDIDSVWILAMMWQESRMLEESVSSHGAIGLLQILPSTAKSFGVSKQELHQPETNIRTSIIYLEYLMDKYDGNLRTATIAYNQGEGNVAKGKARSWYYNQVKEHHKKMLEIIKKGQ; encoded by the coding sequence TTGCTCACTTTAGAAAGAGTAATAGGTATTGTTATTGCTGTTGTGGTATTGGCTTCGCAATACGGGAGTCTATCAGCATTAGGAAATTACAAACCGATCGGCGAAGAAGCGCTTGACTCCAAGAGATTAAAGGAAGTAACACAAGAAGAGCAGATAAAGCCAGTAAAACCAATGAAGCAAGAAAAACAAGAGAAGCAAGAAAAGCAGGGAAAACAAGTTAAAGATGCATCGGTTGCTCCTGCGCAAATACAAATGACTGATATGCTTGAGCAGTATATAGAACTCCATCATGAGAAAACAGTGAGCCGGGCAAAGCTGCTGAAGTATGTGAGGTGGGTAGTTCAATATTCGAAGGATACGGATATCGATTCCGTCTGGATTCTGGCTATGATGTGGCAAGAGAGCCGGATGTTAGAGGAAAGTGTATCATCTCATGGAGCGATTGGTTTACTTCAGATTCTTCCAAGCACAGCGAAATCGTTTGGAGTGAGTAAACAGGAGCTACATCAGCCTGAAACGAATATTAGGACAAGCATTATATACTTGGAATATCTTATGGATAAGTACGACGGAAATCTTCGTACGGCAACCATTGCGTACAATCAGGGAGAAGGAAACGTAGCTAAGGGAAAGGCTCGCTCCTGGTACTACAATCAAGTGAAGGAGCACCATAAAAAAATGCTTGAAATAATCAAAAAAGGACAATAA
- a CDS encoding sigma-70 family RNA polymerase sigma factor translates to MPATTAMGFDDLFEIGDIDMFLNKAQEKCRHKLRGKTFAGMEKEDVTQEIMIKLVKSLDKYDAEKAKMSTFVDHLIENKIKDMYRKCMSEKNLSVVNAVQIMCTDQGGGDESEGSDIALALGHAGFAYENFEFVTDIMENMRLNEREKQIFKLRTSGYEFVEIAGMLGVSKARISQLWKAIREKYEAL, encoded by the coding sequence ATGCCTGCTACAACTGCTATGGGTTTTGATGATTTATTTGAGATTGGGGATATAGACATGTTCCTGAATAAAGCTCAGGAGAAGTGTCGTCACAAGCTTAGAGGTAAAACGTTTGCCGGGATGGAGAAAGAAGATGTGACCCAGGAGATTATGATCAAATTAGTTAAATCCCTGGACAAGTATGATGCAGAAAAAGCCAAAATGTCGACGTTTGTTGATCATCTTATCGAAAATAAAATCAAGGACATGTACCGCAAGTGCATGTCTGAGAAAAATCTCAGTGTGGTTAACGCTGTACAGATCATGTGCACGGATCAGGGTGGTGGCGATGAATCGGAAGGCTCAGATATCGCATTAGCGCTTGGTCATGCTGGGTTTGCTTATGAGAATTTTGAGTTTGTAACAGATATTATGGAAAATATGAGACTGAACGAACGTGAGAAACAAATCTTTAAGCTTCGGACTTCGGGGTATGAATTTGTAGAGATTGCAGGAATGCTAGGTGTATCCAAGGCACGTATATCCCAGTTATGGAAAGCGATTCGTGAGAAATACGAAGCATTGTAG
- a CDS encoding Na-translocating system protein MpsC family protein yields the protein MIGKEGWDIEIKDLERELAKLASRIRKDFTERGPVDTRVSIMNHFIILKFTAKFTKPEAFMLEHMQSHSSQIFAEYKMKLAHMMREDFNPVFSYINMGLKIEDIETTFFGHDFAEQITVFKMNKDVEVLLKNDEIKMP from the coding sequence ATGATTGGCAAGGAGGGATGGGACATTGAGATAAAAGACTTGGAAAGAGAGCTCGCAAAGTTGGCATCCAGAATAAGAAAAGATTTTACTGAACGCGGGCCGGTAGATACCAGAGTCTCTATCATGAATCATTTTATCATCTTAAAGTTTACAGCAAAATTCACCAAGCCTGAAGCGTTTATGCTGGAACATATGCAATCACACTCAAGTCAAATTTTCGCCGAATACAAGATGAAGCTAGCACATATGATGAGAGAAGATTTCAACCCCGTTTTCTCCTATATCAACATGGGTCTGAAGATCGAAGACATCGAAACAACATTTTTTGGCCATGATTTTGCAGAGCAGATTACAGTCTTCAAGATGAACAAGGATGTTGAAGTACTGCTGAAAAATGATGAGATTAAGATGCCTTAA